Proteins encoded within one genomic window of Thiothrix litoralis:
- a CDS encoding type II toxin-antitoxin system PemK/MazF family toxin produces the protein MVIKQGEIYWVDLGEPSGSEPGYRHPHIVLQNDVFNASMINTVVVCSLTSNLKRAQSPGNVLLNKGEANLSKASVVNVSQIYTLNKHDLTEKIGKVSVERMQEVIAGVQLLIERKIL, from the coding sequence ATGGTAATCAAACAAGGGGAGATTTACTGGGTCGACCTAGGGGAACCGAGCGGATCAGAACCAGGCTATCGACACCCCCATATTGTGCTGCAAAATGATGTATTTAATGCCAGCATGATCAACACCGTTGTCGTTTGTTCCCTGACATCCAACCTGAAACGCGCACAATCACCCGGCAATGTATTGCTGAATAAGGGCGAAGCCAATCTGTCGAAAGCCAGTGTGGTGAATGTTTCCCAAATCTACACCCTCAACAAACATGACCTGACTGAAAAGATTGGTAAAGTATCAGTCGAGCGGATGCAGGAAGTCATTGCAGGCGTCCAACTCCTGATCGAAAGGAAAATACTGTAA
- a CDS encoding efflux RND transporter periplasmic adaptor subunit, translating into MSIRKNTLRALLMLWSIGWLPAVHCAEIVRVETVQSLSRSVLGSTVIPYKEVTLSAQIPGAVKFVAGEAGSGFRQGDVIIQIDESQLMAKRNAILAQISIAQASVRNSQAQYTRELVSPRSKDIGAMPGFGLPAMFDMNMVQPFANSMMGNYDSDMGRYGDLMSSATGVSQAQSNLQQAMSQLQEIDAALRDAKSVAPFEGIVLEKMVEVGDTVQPGQPLIKYGYVKYKRLQADVPSGLVSNLSVGMIVPAKIDSDATTMVKITQIYPVADPSRHTVTVKFDLPVDAVAAPGMYAEVYLPESRQGDAKVVVIPETALLRGRSLPSVLVVTNNNTSELRLVRLGAEQEDGKVEVVSGLSDDERVIDNPPSTASSGWMPHAE; encoded by the coding sequence ATGAGTATAAGAAAAAATACACTGAGGGCGCTGCTAATGCTGTGGAGTATTGGCTGGCTGCCTGCTGTGCATTGCGCTGAGATTGTCAGGGTGGAAACTGTTCAGTCACTGTCACGTTCTGTGCTGGGAAGCACGGTTATTCCGTATAAGGAAGTTACGTTATCCGCCCAGATTCCGGGGGCGGTCAAGTTTGTTGCGGGCGAAGCGGGTTCCGGTTTTCGTCAGGGTGATGTGATTATTCAGATAGATGAATCGCAGTTGATGGCCAAGCGTAATGCTATTCTGGCGCAGATTTCCATTGCCCAGGCTTCCGTGCGGAATTCTCAGGCGCAATATACCCGCGAGTTGGTGTCCCCCCGTAGTAAGGATATTGGTGCAATGCCCGGTTTTGGCTTGCCCGCGATGTTTGACATGAACATGGTGCAGCCGTTCGCGAATTCCATGATGGGCAATTATGACTCTGATATGGGGCGTTATGGCGACTTGATGAGCAGCGCGACAGGGGTGTCGCAGGCGCAGAGCAATTTGCAGCAGGCGATGTCGCAATTGCAGGAAATTGATGCGGCTTTGCGTGATGCCAAGTCGGTGGCTCCTTTTGAGGGTATCGTGCTGGAAAAAATGGTGGAGGTGGGCGATACTGTCCAGCCCGGTCAGCCTTTGATCAAATACGGTTACGTCAAGTACAAGCGCTTGCAGGCCGATGTGCCGTCAGGGTTAGTGAGTAATTTGAGCGTTGGCATGATTGTCCCTGCCAAGATTGACAGTGATGCTACCACGATGGTGAAAATCACCCAGATTTACCCGGTGGCTGATCCCAGCCGCCATACGGTTACGGTGAAATTTGATCTGCCGGTGGATGCAGTCGCAGCACCGGGAATGTATGCCGAAGTCTATCTGCCCGAATCTAGGCAGGGTGATGCCAAGGTGGTCGTCATCCCGGAAACGGCATTGCTCAGGGGGCGTAGCCTGCCTAGCGTACTGGTTGTGACTAATAATAATACCTCGGAATTGCGCTTGGTGAGGCTCGGCGCAGAGCAAGAGGATGGTAAAGTAGAAGTGGTTTCCGGTTTGAGTGATGATGAGCGTGTTATTGATAATCCGCCCAGCACTGCTTCTTCTGGTTGGATGCCTCATGCAGAATAA
- a CDS encoding prepilin-type N-terminal cleavage/methylation domain-containing protein, translating to MTSVAGNSNSKPGTLRGFSLLEMMIVIMVIGILYSLAGSMLNLSVSDPLNEEVARLRERVAMAQDESIVRSQALALGFGETGYAFFTQNDRLQWEPVEKDGLLKTYEWVGQYEPVLYLQGQAVSLPKNKDIQPQVFILPTGEMMPFEWHLRDKDERDSVLKFDNVGRLVDMAAESG from the coding sequence ATGACGTCGGTAGCTGGCAACTCGAACAGTAAACCGGGTACGCTGCGGGGTTTTTCCCTGCTGGAAATGATGATCGTGATCATGGTGATCGGCATCTTGTACTCGCTGGCAGGTTCGATGTTGAACCTGTCGGTTTCCGATCCGCTGAATGAGGAAGTGGCGCGTTTGCGTGAGCGCGTGGCGATGGCGCAGGATGAAAGCATCGTGCGTTCCCAAGCGCTGGCCTTGGGCTTTGGGGAAACCGGCTATGCCTTTTTTACCCAGAATGATCGGCTTCAGTGGGAACCTGTCGAGAAAGATGGCTTGTTGAAGACCTATGAGTGGGTCGGGCAGTATGAGCCGGTGCTTTACCTGCAAGGGCAGGCGGTGAGTTTGCCCAAAAACAAGGATATTCAGCCGCAAGTATTCATTTTACCTACGGGGGAGATGATGCCGTTTGAGTGGCATTTGCGAGATAAGGATGAGCGCGACAGTGTGCTCAAGTTCGACAACGTAGGCCGTTTGGTCGATATGGCAGCGGAGTCTGGTTGA
- the gspI gene encoding type II secretion system minor pseudopilin GspI, which produces MMRQQQGFNLIEIMFALLLLGLVITVSVETSSGDIASYNRMKDTTLARWVAFNQLAVVQTSKGFPAIGKTEGKLEMGDVPWQWRQEILATPDVDLRKVKVSVFREGQEKQILAVELAYVANPQPKQRNGL; this is translated from the coding sequence ATGATGCGGCAGCAGCAAGGCTTCAACCTGATCGAAATTATGTTTGCCTTGCTATTGCTGGGCTTGGTGATCACGGTGAGCGTGGAAACCAGTAGTGGTGATATTGCCAGCTATAATCGCATGAAAGACACTACCTTGGCGCGTTGGGTAGCGTTTAACCAGCTTGCGGTGGTGCAGACCAGTAAGGGCTTTCCTGCGATTGGCAAGACGGAAGGCAAGCTGGAGATGGGTGATGTGCCTTGGCAGTGGCGGCAGGAAATCCTGGCGACGCCTGATGTCGACTTGCGCAAGGTGAAAGTCAGCGTGTTCCGTGAAGGGCAGGAAAAGCAAATCTTGGCGGTTGAGTTGGCTTATGTGGCGAATCCGCAGCCTAAGCAGAGGAACGGGTTATGA
- the gspJ gene encoding type II secretion system minor pseudopilin GspJ, with protein sequence MRYALQRSHGFTLVELMISLAIFSLMISLAYQSVGVLMDTSRQVEQPQVEFQQLQRALVFVERDMHQLAWLRPTNSTLNSAVSTGVEQRENNSITQPDEIGVLLAFTRGGNPDVAWQLRSSGLMRSGLQRVRYVLENGKLLRQTWNLVDHVEAEEPVSLVLLEGVEGEPRFRFMATRGGDFKDDLPKDRSMLVAVELSLKHKRFGDIRRVFTVYL encoded by the coding sequence ATGAGGTATGCGCTGCAACGCTCACACGGTTTCACACTGGTTGAGCTGATGATTTCCTTGGCGATTTTTTCCTTGATGATTAGCTTGGCGTACCAGTCAGTGGGTGTGCTGATGGATACGAGCAGGCAGGTGGAACAGCCGCAGGTTGAATTCCAGCAATTGCAACGGGCGCTGGTATTTGTGGAACGGGATATGCACCAGCTTGCCTGGTTACGCCCGACGAATAGCACGCTGAATAGCGCGGTGAGTACTGGTGTCGAGCAGCGTGAGAATAACAGTATTACCCAGCCTGATGAGATCGGGGTATTACTGGCGTTTACCCGTGGCGGCAACCCGGATGTGGCGTGGCAGTTGCGTTCTTCCGGGCTGATGCGCAGCGGCTTGCAACGGGTGCGTTACGTGCTGGAAAATGGCAAACTGTTACGCCAGACGTGGAATCTGGTGGATCATGTGGAGGCAGAGGAGCCAGTTTCACTGGTATTGCTGGAGGGTGTGGAAGGAGAGCCACGTTTTCGGTTTATGGCGACGCGGGGTGGGGACTTCAAGGATGACTTGCCCAAGGATCGGTCAATGTTGGTGGCGGTGGAGCTTTCCCTGAAGCATAAACGCTTTGGGGACATCCGGCGAGTTTTCACAGTATATTTATAA
- a CDS encoding YaiI/YqxD family protein → MQIWVDADACPNVIKEILFRAAERLQIRTTLVANQPLRIPPSLYIKTIQVPAGFDVADNRIVQDLEAGDLVITADIPLAAEVIEKQGHALNPRGQFYTPENIRERLRIRNAMEEMRSSGMVTGGPPALNQSDRQAFANQLDRFLTRYAQKKA, encoded by the coding sequence ATGCAAATCTGGGTTGATGCCGATGCTTGCCCCAATGTGATCAAGGAAATCCTGTTTCGCGCTGCCGAACGGCTACAAATTCGTACTACTTTGGTGGCAAACCAGCCGTTACGCATTCCACCATCGTTGTACATCAAAACGATTCAAGTACCTGCCGGATTCGATGTGGCGGATAACCGCATTGTGCAGGATCTGGAGGCAGGCGATTTGGTGATCACTGCGGATATTCCGCTGGCAGCCGAGGTGATCGAAAAGCAAGGCCATGCGCTGAATCCGCGTGGGCAGTTTTACACCCCGGAAAATATTCGCGAACGGTTGCGCATCCGTAATGCGATGGAAGAAATGCGTAGCAGCGGCATGGTGACGGGGGGGCCTCCGGCACTGAATCAGAGTGATCGGCAGGCGTTTGCTAACCAGCTTGACCGTTTCCTTACCCGGTATGCGCAAAAGAAGGCGTAG
- the rrtA gene encoding rhombosortase: protein MLHTRESTTLPGKYLNTCFIAIMGTALLPLLQFFHDQLYYQRHLIEASEIWRLWTGSLVHTNHWHLALNLAGTWLLVFIAPSTDSKPMQLLQIVWLATCVGLGLWLLSPGVIWYVGFSSILYGLFMLAGIRLLFQKDWLMAALILLGIGGKTLWDWQQGGISPSAELIDAPVIYAAHLYGMSGGILLGIASLFQKQLKP, encoded by the coding sequence ATGTTGCACACCAGAGAATCCACTACTTTGCCCGGCAAATATCTTAACACCTGCTTCATCGCCATTATGGGTACGGCATTGCTGCCATTATTACAGTTTTTTCATGATCAATTGTATTATCAACGCCACCTGATCGAAGCCAGTGAAATCTGGCGTCTTTGGACGGGCAGCTTGGTACACACCAACCATTGGCATCTGGCACTTAACCTCGCCGGAACCTGGCTGCTGGTCTTCATCGCCCCCTCAACCGACAGCAAACCCATGCAATTATTGCAGATCGTTTGGCTGGCCACCTGCGTTGGCCTTGGGTTGTGGCTCCTGAGTCCGGGCGTCATCTGGTATGTAGGCTTTTCCAGCATCCTCTACGGCTTATTCATGCTTGCGGGCATCCGTCTATTATTCCAGAAAGACTGGCTGATGGCTGCCCTCATCCTGTTGGGTATTGGGGGCAAAACCCTGTGGGACTGGCAGCAAGGTGGCATTTCCCCGTCTGCCGAACTGATCGACGCCCCGGTTATCTATGCTGCCCACCTGTACGGCATGAGTGGCGGCATTCTGTTGGGCATTGCCTCCCTCTTCCAAAAGCAGCTCAAACCATGA
- the gspG gene encoding type II secretion system major pseudopilin GspG: protein MSMSKAARHQPGQAGFSLTELMIVIVIIGILLGLVFSNLNVMGDAQNLKAKKEVGDLKIKLEMYRADNGTFPASGALSALITNPGNAPRWRQYMKALPKDPWGNDYRYLNPGTRGGEIDIYSIGPDKREGTEDDVGSWQLEQ, encoded by the coding sequence ATGAGTATGAGTAAAGCGGCACGGCATCAGCCGGGGCAGGCGGGGTTTTCCTTGACGGAATTGATGATCGTGATTGTGATTATCGGCATCTTGTTGGGGTTGGTATTCAGTAACCTGAATGTGATGGGGGATGCACAAAACCTCAAAGCCAAAAAAGAAGTGGGCGACCTGAAAATCAAGCTGGAAATGTACCGCGCTGATAATGGCACGTTCCCGGCTTCCGGGGCGTTGAGTGCGTTGATCACGAACCCTGGCAATGCACCGCGCTGGCGTCAATACATGAAGGCGTTGCCGAAAGACCCGTGGGGCAACGACTACCGTTACCTGAATCCGGGTACGCGCGGTGGCGAAATCGACATTTACAGCATTGGGCCGGATAAACGTGAAGGCACAGAAGATGACGTCGGTAGCTGGCAACTCGAACAGTAA
- a CDS encoding ComF family protein → MKAAAVWQALQQTLTPNCAFCGLPRIVGYPLCTHCHEDLPWLPPEQNLPLPGGCPASVSAFAYQPPISSLLLSIKFGKNLRELATLGELTATGILPQLAKVPDAILPVPLHNARLHKRGFNQALELARPLAKQLGIPLLTRTITRSKATLPQTELDSSQRQHNLQQAFQFHTAAPYRHIAIFDDVITTGATARELAALLLANGIEQVEIWSCARTILRSKAEADTTPSFAHTG, encoded by the coding sequence ATGAAAGCCGCCGCCGTTTGGCAAGCCTTGCAGCAAACCCTCACGCCCAACTGCGCCTTTTGTGGCTTGCCACGCATCGTGGGCTACCCGCTATGCACCCATTGCCACGAAGATTTGCCGTGGTTGCCGCCAGAACAAAACTTACCCCTACCCGGCGGTTGCCCCGCCAGCGTAAGCGCATTTGCTTACCAGCCCCCGATCAGCAGCTTGTTACTCAGTATCAAGTTTGGTAAAAACCTGCGCGAACTCGCCACCTTGGGTGAATTAACCGCGACAGGTATCCTGCCGCAACTAGCGAAAGTACCCGATGCCATCCTGCCCGTACCCTTGCACAATGCCCGCTTACACAAACGCGGTTTCAATCAGGCACTGGAACTGGCTCGCCCGCTGGCAAAACAACTGGGTATCCCACTGCTGACCCGCACCATTACCCGCAGCAAAGCCACCCTGCCACAAACCGAACTCGATTCCAGCCAACGTCAACACAACTTGCAACAGGCGTTTCAGTTCCACACCGCTGCCCCCTATCGGCACATCGCCATTTTCGATGATGTCATCACCACCGGGGCAACGGCTCGCGAACTGGCTGCCTTATTGCTTGCCAACGGCATCGAACAGGTCGAAATCTGGTCATGCGCCCGTACCATTTTGCGCAGCAAAGCGGAGGCTGACACTACGCCTTCTTTTGCGCATACCGGGTAA
- the uvrD gene encoding DNA helicase II, whose translation MDISPLLNPLNTQQREAVSAPPVPILVLAGAGSGKTRVLVHRIAWLIEVENVSPLSILAVTFTNKAANEMRGRIQDLLQVPSGGMWVGTFHGLSHRLLRLHWQQAKLPQTFQILDSEDQLRMVKRILKALELDETRFPPRQVASFINARKDEGSRPHHIEDKGDFNQRQLVRIYTVYEENCQRNGVVDFAELLLRSLELLRDNPELQLHYRKRFRHILVDEFQDTNALQYAWLRLLAGDENPVFAVGDDDQSIYGWRGAKIENIRNFTKHFPRCETIRLEQNYRSTANILKAANALIDNNRGRLGKKLWTDGKDGERLHLYAAFNEIDEARFIAGRIQKWQEQGGMRRDIAILYRSNAQSRVFESTFNENRIPYRVYGGLRFFERAEIKDALAYLRLTANHQDDASFERIVNHPPRGIGERTIDILRSHARAMNVSLWEAAQQVADIGEFTPRAANSVSGFVQLIQRMASDINSLPLREQVEIVIDLATLKPHFLAKEKGEAGQTRVDNLSELITAAQGFDLNTLNRPLSEGQEDPPEMDELSAFLSHAALEAGEGQGEAGEDCVQMMTLHSAKGLEFPLVFLTGLEEGLFPHLMSADDPARLEEERRLCYVGITRAEKELVMTYAEQRQLHGRTQFNPPSRFLRELPEELVEEVRPKVKTYSTGFSGGGHYRPSAPAPKPVTRTTHFNETGYRVGQRVRHAKFGDGVITDSEGAGVHSRVQVNFKSAGVKWLVLGYANLEKW comes from the coding sequence ATGGATATATCACCGCTGCTCAACCCCCTAAACACCCAGCAACGCGAAGCCGTTTCTGCGCCCCCCGTCCCCATTCTGGTACTGGCGGGTGCGGGCAGTGGCAAGACCCGCGTGCTGGTACACCGCATCGCTTGGCTGATTGAAGTCGAAAATGTTTCACCGCTCAGCATCCTCGCCGTGACCTTCACCAATAAAGCCGCCAACGAAATGCGCGGGCGCATCCAAGACTTGCTGCAAGTACCCAGCGGCGGCATGTGGGTCGGCACGTTCCACGGTCTGTCGCACCGTCTGCTGCGCCTGCACTGGCAGCAAGCAAAACTCCCCCAAACCTTCCAGATACTCGATTCCGAAGACCAGTTGCGCATGGTCAAACGCATCCTCAAGGCGCTGGAACTGGATGAAACCCGCTTCCCGCCGCGTCAGGTTGCCAGCTTCATCAATGCTCGCAAGGATGAAGGTTCACGCCCGCACCATATCGAAGACAAAGGCGATTTCAATCAGCGCCAACTGGTACGCATTTACACGGTCTACGAAGAAAACTGCCAGCGCAATGGCGTGGTCGATTTCGCCGAATTGCTGCTACGCTCGCTGGAACTGCTGCGTGACAACCCGGAATTGCAACTGCATTACCGCAAGCGTTTCCGCCACATTCTGGTCGACGAATTTCAGGATACCAATGCCCTGCAATACGCTTGGCTGCGCCTGTTGGCAGGCGATGAAAACCCGGTATTCGCCGTCGGCGATGACGACCAGTCGATTTACGGCTGGCGTGGTGCGAAGATCGAAAATATCCGCAATTTCACCAAACATTTCCCACGCTGCGAAACCATCCGCCTCGAACAGAATTACCGTTCCACCGCCAATATCCTCAAAGCCGCCAACGCCCTGATCGACAATAACCGTGGGCGCTTGGGCAAAAAACTCTGGACGGACGGCAAGGATGGCGAACGCCTGCACCTGTACGCCGCCTTCAACGAAATCGACGAAGCGCGTTTCATCGCCGGGCGCATCCAAAAATGGCAGGAACAGGGCGGAATGCGTCGCGATATAGCCATTCTGTACCGCTCCAATGCCCAGTCGCGCGTGTTTGAAAGCACCTTCAACGAAAACCGCATTCCCTACCGGGTGTACGGCGGCTTACGCTTCTTCGAGCGGGCTGAAATCAAGGATGCGCTGGCCTATTTACGCCTCACCGCCAACCATCAGGATGACGCGTCGTTTGAACGCATCGTCAACCACCCGCCACGCGGCATCGGCGAACGCACCATCGACATCCTGCGCAGCCACGCCCGTGCCATGAATGTTTCCCTGTGGGAAGCCGCCCAGCAAGTCGCTGATATTGGTGAATTTACCCCGCGTGCCGCCAATAGCGTGTCAGGTTTCGTCCAACTCATCCAGCGCATGGCAAGCGACATCAACAGCCTGCCCCTCAGGGAACAAGTTGAAATCGTCATCGACCTTGCCACGCTAAAACCGCATTTCCTCGCCAAGGAAAAAGGCGAAGCAGGCCAAACACGGGTCGACAACCTCAGCGAACTGATCACCGCCGCGCAAGGCTTCGATTTGAACACCCTCAACCGCCCCCTGAGCGAAGGTCAAGAAGACCCACCAGAAATGGACGAGCTTTCCGCCTTCCTGTCACACGCAGCATTAGAAGCCGGTGAAGGCCAAGGCGAAGCGGGCGAAGATTGCGTGCAAATGATGACCCTGCATTCCGCCAAAGGCTTGGAATTCCCGCTGGTTTTCCTGACTGGACTGGAAGAAGGCTTGTTCCCGCACCTGATGTCCGCCGATGACCCGGCACGGCTGGAAGAAGAGCGCCGCCTCTGCTACGTCGGTATTACCCGCGCCGAAAAAGAACTGGTGATGACTTACGCCGAGCAGCGCCAGTTGCACGGGCGCACGCAATTCAACCCGCCGTCCCGCTTCCTGCGCGAACTGCCGGAGGAACTGGTGGAAGAAGTGCGTCCCAAGGTCAAAACCTACAGCACCGGCTTTAGCGGTGGTGGTCATTACCGCCCCTCAGCGCCCGCCCCCAAACCGGTAACCCGCACCACCCATTTCAACGAAACGGGTTATCGTGTCGGGCAGCGAGTGCGTCACGCCAAGTTTGGGGATGGCGTCATTACCGATTCAGAGGGTGCAGGTGTCCATTCGCGGGTACAGGTAAACTTCAAAAGTGCCGGGGTGAAATGGCTGGTGCTGGGGTATGCCAATCTGGAAAAATGGTAA